The genomic segment AAGAAATGCCACTGGGCATCTACAAGGATACTGAAGATCGTACGAGAACATGGTATTTTCCTCTCAGTAATTTTACCCTAATGGTCATCTGGACTAGATTCCTAGTACTTGATGAGGAGAGGGTGATTAATGGTAGTGTTACAGGTGTTTTTGACCTGCATCTAGATAAGATGGACAAGAACTGGGCAAACAAACTCCCAGAAATAGACTACGCAATCCTATCGGATGCTCATTGGTTCTTCAGGAAGAACTACTTGTACGAGAAAGGCAAGAACATAGGATGCATATTCTGCGGTGAACCAGGCATCAAAAGCTTGGACATTGATTCCGCCCTCCAGATGGTAATCAAGGTTGTGCTCAATTATATCAACAACTGCAGAAAGTGCAGGAATATTTTGACTGTGTTAAGGACATTCTCACCTGCACATTTTGCGGATGGAGCATGGGACACAGGAGGGAGCTGCAATAGAACGCATCCAATCGGTGAGAAAGAGATCGACTTGGCGAGTTTAGACTGGAAAATCAGAAGCATTCAAGTAGAAGAAATTAGAAGAGTAAGACCAGTagcaaggagaaggaaaaaatttgaagttttgGATGTCACCAAGGCTATGCTGATGAGACCTGACGGGCACCCTAATTCCTACTGGGGTAACAAATGGATGAAAGGTTACAACGACTGTGTCCATTGGTGCATGCCAGGACCCATCGATGCATGGAGTGATTTCTTGATAGCATTGCTTAGAAGACATGCATTTACCGATTTCACCTGGTCGTGACCTGGAGCTAAAATGTGGTACTCTCCCTACAGGTTTGCATGGGGAATAATTGATAGTTCTGTCATTTCTTTCCCAGATACAAAAATGATAGTTCAATTTCTTTCTACCATGCAACTATATTGAACACCATGGCAGAAAATGCATCCATCCTCTCAAAAGCTCCTGGAAGCATGAAATCCTAGGTGGTGCTAGTAtaatccaacttttttttttgaaaaaagaaatggaaaaactCATGCAAACTCAGCAGTGtccttcaaaaacaaattttagatTCGAGATTTGCAAATAAGGACCCTCCATCAATGTAGGGTCGGTAAGTCATGAAGTAGCAGCGCCAAAATTCAAGAAACACTATCGTCTACTTCTCtttccagaaatgcaagaaactACGATCCCAAAATCATCTGATGCAGCAGAAGTACATGCAAAAGTCTAAGCTGCTCATGGATATCCATTTATGGAATTCGATTAATCATTGGTTAAGTGAAATGATTCGCAGAAGAATAGGTATCAAAATTGTATTGcattaaaatatgattaatccAACTATACATGAACTCACCAGCAGCTAAACACATTTGTGTACCTCTGTTCCATTGCATTTGAGATTCTAAGTTTCAACTTCTCTTATCCTTGAAAATCTAAACCATCCAAGGAAAAGTAAATCCATTTGAAAAGTATCACTGCCCTTCTTGAGAAAGCTGGACAGAAGCATCACGAATCATATCAACTAGCTCTTCATTTAGCGCTCCAAGATCACCAGAGTGGCATAGTTGACGGTAGAAAGGGGTAAGGTAAATTGCAGCAACCTCAGCCAATTTCCAAGGAGAAAATTCTGAAgcaatattgatgattttagtagaCAAGTGTCTGGCTGAATCCATAAAAGATACAATCACTTTGTAGCTGAAAGtttaaattcctttttttttattttgttaaaaatgttTGAAATCCAACAACAAGATTCCCACAAAATCTAGATTACAAATTAagagaattaatttaaattggtaataaaaacaatatcattttttttcaagttttaaccaGATAATCAAGCATTCATCTTAAtggattgatgaatttaacCAGATGAACTCACTCCCAAGTTGATCCACCAGTGAAGTCTATAACAATAGGATTTGGAAAGCATGGGACAAAAGGCAACCTTAATTTAGTCAAATTAAAACCATTAATTAACATCAACTTGATCTTATCACTTCTTTTCTCGACTTTCTTGAAGCAATCTAGAAAAAGAATACAAGAAATCGGTCCATTAACATTCCTCAACCTTTGGTGGATACAAGAGGAGTGATAAAAgttgtatatttttatgttttaaaatgaatgtttttagtattttcaaatcattttaataaactaatattaaaaataaattttttaaaaagaaacacatTGGGCTCTTATTATTTCTTCCAGCAGCACGAGGGTTCTCGTGATGAGGCTGAGACTGGTCAAGCCGTCAAGGTTGGACATTTTGGATGTAGCAGTATGGTTAGGCTTATTAATATTAGCAATATTATGAGCACTAGAGAAGAGATCAACTGGTTCGGAATCAGCAGTCTTCCCTCTTTGCCATGAACATTTCATCTTCTGATAGCTTTGCCTGTGCTGTTCCATGCTTTACATCATCCTTACTCTTTGCCATCTTTCTCTCTATGATCTGTCTGATATCTGTAATTTAGGAAATGTTTCTCCTATGTGTTGGCTTAGAAGATGCATATGCCCTTCCATTTTACATGCAGTCATTGAAGCTCTAAGCTGGGTTTGACAGGTGTGGCTGAAAATTCTAGGTGGCTCGTGTTCTTGTTTACACGTCGATATTCACGCTTGTTAGAACCCGCCCAGCTATTACACAGAAAATCTAAGTTAATTTACAGATCAACAGCTCGATCCCAtactacttttttaaatttattttcatgtggATTTGATTGAgtttaaaatagatttattcaatcaattgaaTTATGAATCAAGTATGTCaagttaatatctttttaatttaaattaaaactagttatcaattttagattattttttatttattaatatagatatccAGACTTATTTGTATGTACattaattaatccaataaaatcagctttaaattattaatttctagtctaataaagtttaataattaatttaattttatcctcctatctaaaaatgttttccttagatttcttttttttaaaaaaagaagattacaAGTCCAAGCATCAAATCCTAAATCACCATTTTCTAATTGAGTTTTAGATAAATtatctaaataatattaatttttacttaattttatcaatttctagtcgatattctcttctttttttattatcatcaatttctacttaatttttaatgataatataaaaagcaattgataattaaatttcaaaggagataattaaatagaaaacaacTAATTTATAAATGATTCACTACTTGACGTTGATTAATAGGTGCATCAATTAGCTAAACCTACTATGAGTGTTAGAAATGGAACAAATTTCACTAAGTAAATGTAAATTGagtatttaatattttggtgaagagtattttttaaaaatattttttgtttgaaaaatatattaaaataatttttaaatgagcacatcaaaactatcaagaaatactaaaaaaaatcaatatgttGTCTTCTTAAatgaaatgtattttaaaaatatatttaaaaataaaaattacagcaTTTTCAAACACTCATTAGCAATAAAGTATGTAAATTGTTGGATCTATATCAttttcaagaatagtttaattttctttttattaactaagTTCATGCCCAAGCCTAGTTCAAAAAATAGATAGGATCATAAGATTATAGTTGTTTGACTTGATTTGTCTTgataagttaatataaaaattttattataaataaaataaaaaatattaatctaataaaatttagtttacttgattatatatttttaatcatatgacaaaacatatattaagcttcttatattatcattatgtgttagttgttattttttaaagtattttttgtctagaaatatattaatataatatttaaaaaattaatttttatttttaatatgaatacattgaaacaatataaaaataaaaaattaatttaaaaaaataaaataattttttaaatgcgtATTTAAAACGCAATACAATGGaattaacactaaaaaaattttaaaaaaaatgaaatgattgaCTCACTCACCCATAAGTTAATCTTAAGACTGTTTTTTTCTAGTAAGTTTCTTACCAGGTCTCACAGCTATGCAAAGGACTAGTAATTAGGTCAACGACAACGCGTGCCCTACACCGCGAGCATAGCTTGAAAAATAAGAGAGTGGAAACGTCTCTCTTCGGTGTTTTTGATGGTATCCTCTACAGCATACACTTGGAGGATAATGAAATGAAAGGGCTGCAAAGTTACGGATAGAATGAGACTGGACTGAACCTCAAGAGCAGCACAAGAAGACCCTCCTTCAAACACAGCTAGCTTTTCTCCTCCCTCAACCCCAGTCCTGCATTTTCGGCTTCAACTTTTTACATGGTATAAGTGATACAGTTTatgttaacatttttttcttcaatttttctcctttttttaagttgttcttTTAGTTCGTTCTTGCTTAAAGTCTTAATTTTTAAGTCTTCAATCACTTAGGGAAACCAcaaagttttgatctttttgGTCTGTGCTAAAGAGCcaaagctgaaattttgaattttgcttTTCATTATCTGTTGGCAATGGCAACTTTGGTGAATTCGGTGTCTCCTTTAACAAGCCCTTCTCCAGAGACTGCGCGAACAGCTTGTGGGTTCTTTTCTAATGTCCCaaatttctattctttttcaCTAAACAAAGGTTTCAATAGAGTTTTGGCATCAACCCAGATTACAATTTCACCTAAAGACTCTGTTTTGACACTGCCCAATTGGAAGGTTGGTAGGAATGGCACAAGAAATAGGGAGATTAGGCTTAATGATGCGTTTTTCCATTTGGAGTCTATTGTTGGGAAGGGTCATAAACCTGATGTTGCTCAAGCAACACAGCTATTGTACGATTTGTGCAAGTCGAATAAGATGAAGAAAGCGACGAGGGTGATGGAAATGATGATTGAGTCTGGTATTATTCCTGATGCAGCTTCTTATACTTTTTTGGTGAACAATTTGTGTAAGAGAGGAAATATTGGGCATGCAATGCAATTAGTTGAGAAAATGGAGGAAAATGGCTATCCAACCAACACGGTTACCTATAATTCGCTTGTTAGAGGGCTTTGCATGCATGGAAACTTGAATCAAAGCTTGCAGTTACTAGATAAGCTGATGTGGAGAGGGTTGGTCCCAAATGAATTTACTTATTCTTTCTTGCTTGAAGCAGCTTACAAGGAGAGAGGTGTGAATGAAGCGATGAAGCTTTTGGATGAGATAATTGCGAAGGGTTGGCAGCCTAACTTGGTTAGTTATAATGTTTTATTAACTGGAATATGCAAGGAAGGCAGGACGGAAGAGGCAATTCGGTTCTTTAGGGATTTGCCATCAAAGGGTTTTAATCCGAATGTTGTGAGTTATAATATTATACTCAGGAGTTTGTGCCATGAAGGAAGATGGGAGGAGGCAAACCAGCTCCTGGCTGAGATGGATTCTGAGGAGCGCTCACCTTCTCTGGTTACATACAATATACTAATTGGTTCGCTTGCCTTCCATGGCAGGATTGAACATGCATTTGAAGTTTTGGATGAAATGGTGAGGGCATCATTTAAGCCCTCTGCCACAACCTATAACCCTATAATTGCTCATCTTTGCAAAGAGGGGAAGTTGGACCTTGTGATTAAGTGTCTAGACCAAATGATTCATCATCGCTGTAATCCCAATGAGGGAACGTTTAATGCCATTGCTGTGCTGTGCAAGCAGGGAAGGGTGCCAGAGGCATTCTCCATAATTCAAAACTTGGGTAATAAGCAAAGGTCATCCACCCATGACTTTTACAAAGGTGTGATTACGAGCTTGTGTAGAAAAGGGAACACGTATCCAGCATTTCAGCTTTTATACGAGATGACAAAGTTTGGATTTGTTCCTGATCCTTATACCTATTCATCTTTGATTAGAGGGTTGTGCATTGAGGGAATGCTGGACGAGGCCTTGGAGATTTTCAGGCTATTGGAAGAAAATGACTATAGGCCTATTCTTGACAATTTCAATGCCCTTATACTTGGATTCTGTAAATCTGGTAGAACAGATTTGTCCCTGGATATTTTTGAGATGATGGTTGAGAAAGGATACACACCGAATGAAACAACTTATACCATTATAGTAGAAGGGATTGCccatgaagaagaaaaggagctgGCAGCAGAAGTTTTAAAAGAGTTGCTCCTCAGACAAGTCATGAGACGAAATACAGCGGAAAGACTTGTTTTGCAATACAACCTCGAGGCTTTACCAGTCTGAAATTGTATGCATCATCCAGATTAAGAACACGAAGGGGGAACATGGAATGAAGATACTTTGAGCAAGCGTGTTCATCAATACCAATGTCCATGCTTTGTCAGAAATTTGTATTGTGACATTCCGATCAAGACTGGGAAATCAAGGATTCTgcatattgaaattgaaagagatTGTCACAACACTGGAATGTGttgaatattttgaaaatgagGAAGGAGCAAAGGTTCAAACAATAGGATTCTTGGCTATGTACTTTTATTCCTGTATTCGCTTCACCCTGGGTTCTGTGAGCTGAACAGTGTACAGAGAACTTGCATCTTTATTTTATGCTGTGCAAGTCAAATTTCACGATTCATCTGACATATGATCGTACAAATTATTCATTATGACTTGGGTTTTTCACTAGTGATCGAAAATGCTTGTGGCTCCGCTCCCCTTATGTATGCAGTATGATCCTGGCTGACCCCTAAATTCTTGCAAGGTTCTGCATCTGATTTTGTGCCATTTGTGTTGATGTAAATTGCTTTGCCCTGCAATATGAGAACATATATCATAGGAACCATCTTGTCGGCGTGCCTCGCGCATTTACTTGTTCGTGTTAATGTTCATCTTATGCCACAGAGGCAAAATccgttgatttcaacgagagcGAACAAGATCCTGTTTCACCGCGCTTGCATCAAGTTGACAAGGCAGGATCACCCTTGCCATATTATTGCTAGACTCGTTCCTTTTGTTCAGTATTCACAATTCCGTAACTGAGATGAAAAGCCTGGAAAAGCATTCTCCAAAATCAATCCAGCTTTTGTTTACGCCACCCTGGGCAGTTCATGAGCCTTTGCCAACATAATTCGAACATCTATTACAATTCCAGATTTGTTTATGTTTGTCTTTCCATGGACAGCAGTTTATGAACTTACAGAATCTTTTTGCGTTTTTCTTTGGGGGAAGGCTTACATAAACTATACACCCAAGCCTAGCAACTCATGAATCCAAAAAGGCTTACATATGCCATACAACACAAACAATCCTTACACCACTCTAGATTCCAGCCACTTTGCGTGATGGGGTAACAACTAACAATAAAACTCAAATTCAAAGCAGGCGAAATTCAGTACAAGGCAGATGTAAATCAAGAAGGTTTGTGATTCCATGGCATATCCAATGGTTAAAACCACCTTCAGATGCCACTTCTTGCATTCCTGGTGAATTAGAAACCTATCGCCTATCAGAAAGGTCTTTAAAAAATCAGCCACGAAGTTAAGCCTCTTAACCATGCTCAAACTCCAGTAAAAATCTTGATCACCATTGTGGAAAACAATTTATAGAAGTTCATTGctgttttaatcattttctaacAAAGTTTCATTAATCCATCCATAAGCAATATTAAAGTAAAGAAGTCAAATACAACACAAAATTAAAGCCAACAGAATACTAAAAGCAGAAGCAGTCTTAAAACCCTACAAGATGAAACATTCCCTAATACAGATCCCTCATCCCCACAGCTTCACGCAGCACAAAGCCATAAGCATCATAGGCATGTACCAGCAGAAAAAAGATCCATCTTGTCCAAGCCCGCAGCCTACTTGGATCTCTGCCTCATCTTTCTGCGCTTCCTCTTCAACCTCCTCATACGCTTCTTCTTCCactgaaaagaacaaaaaataacaaaacaattagCCTCCTCACAATTTAGTCACCAAAACACAAGGCACCAGCAACAACACAAACACCTTCCGAAACAGATCCCAAGAATTCCACAGCAGTCACAAACTCAAAAACGCTTTACATGTTTAAATAGGCACCAAGTCTTGAAAGAATCAAACAAACCAAGTTACACGAAACAAAGGCACTAAAAccagcaaaagaaaaaactgcAAGGCAAACTCAACATCGCATAAAAATAGTGTCTAAACAGCATTAATAACATGTAAATTCCAAGATTAACGAAATCATTTGGCAAAATCTCTTGTTTcgtaaaaaaagaagcaaaaacaagCATTCTTCCAACCTAACAAATCACAAGTTTAAGACAAGAAAAGCACACAGATTTGATTATCTGGCTAAAAACTAAAACCCCAGATTACAAACATAAAGAAAGATTCCAcaggaataaaaaagaaacgaaCTTGAAGCAGAGATTTAAGAAACCACGATAAACATTCACTATATATACCAGATTAGATAATCTAAACAACACCCGTTGCACAGAATCATTCTGAGTTAAAACCCATTAAGGGTAATAAAGAGAGGAAGACATACCTTAGCTCTCATCCTGGATCAGAGGTATCTGTTTCCTTGTAGATCTCTTTCTCAATTAGCCGATGTAGAGTGGATGAGATTCCTGGAGAGTGAATTCTTGAGAGAAAGATGGGGTTCTATGCATTTTATAGGCACAGGGTTTTTAGGGTTTGAGAGTCACGGTTGAGGGGTATTCTTGTCCAATATGtttgctcttttttctttctttttttacagtGCTAGTTATTTCTTTACTGtactattttgaagaaaaaaaaaactcttaataattagttaatctGTTTATTTAGCATGGCCTGTAAAAGAGAAGAAGCCCATAATGGGCCAGACCAAATACTCAAGAAGAAGCCCATTCGGAAATCCAATTCCCTCATAAAT from the Populus nigra chromosome 9, ddPopNigr1.1, whole genome shotgun sequence genome contains:
- the LOC133703086 gene encoding xyloglucan O-acetyltransferase 3, with protein sequence MNRFFYTVGLIFLFSFFILYSPKTSDFSNNVDLHQQLLISLQKEEERCDLFRGHWVQDLRGSQYTNVSCSSIPESKNCFMQGRPDSEFLQWRWKPDGCELPRFDPGTFFEIVRGKTMAFIGDSVARNHVESLLCLLSSEEMPLGIYKDTEDRTRTWYFPLSNFTLMVIWTRFLVLDEERVINGSVTGVFDLHLDKMDKNWANKLPEIDYAILSDAHWFFRKNYLYEKGKNIGCIFCGEPGIKSLDIDSALQMVIKVVLNYINNCRKCRNILTVLRTFSPAHFADGAWDTGGSCNRTHPIGEKEIDLASLDWKIRSIQVEEIRRVRPVARRRKKFEVLDVTKAMLMRPDGHPNSYWGNKWMKGYNDCVHWCMPGPIDAWSDFLIALLRRHAFTDFTWS
- the LOC133703458 gene encoding pentatricopeptide repeat-containing protein At1g79080, chloroplastic-like; amino-acid sequence: MATLVNSVSPLTSPSPETARTACGFFSNVPNFYSFSLNKGFNRVLASTQITISPKDSVLTLPNWKVGRNGTRNREIRLNDAFFHLESIVGKGHKPDVAQATQLLYDLCKSNKMKKATRVMEMMIESGIIPDAASYTFLVNNLCKRGNIGHAMQLVEKMEENGYPTNTVTYNSLVRGLCMHGNLNQSLQLLDKLMWRGLVPNEFTYSFLLEAAYKERGVNEAMKLLDEIIAKGWQPNLVSYNVLLTGICKEGRTEEAIRFFRDLPSKGFNPNVVSYNIILRSLCHEGRWEEANQLLAEMDSEERSPSLVTYNILIGSLAFHGRIEHAFEVLDEMVRASFKPSATTYNPIIAHLCKEGKLDLVIKCLDQMIHHRCNPNEGTFNAIAVLCKQGRVPEAFSIIQNLGNKQRSSTHDFYKGVITSLCRKGNTYPAFQLLYEMTKFGFVPDPYTYSSLIRGLCIEGMLDEALEIFRLLEENDYRPILDNFNALILGFCKSGRTDLSLDIFEMMVEKGYTPNETTYTIIVEGIAHEEEKELAAEVLKELLLRQVMRRNTAERLVLQYNLEALPV